The Candidatus Polarisedimenticolaceae bacterium genomic interval GATCCGGGCCGGCGTCCTCGATCGCGCGCACGAGCCAGCTCCCGGATCGGGAGGCCAGCGATTCGGCCTGCAGGGCGGCGAGCTCTCCCTCGAGGAGGCGGACGCGCTTCTCCAGGCGCTTGCGCTCCCCCTGCCAGCGATCGAGAACCTCCGCGAACGCCTCGGGTGCGGTTCCGATCCGCGCCTTCAGGGACTCCTCCACCGCGCGGGCGTCGCGGAGGGCGCGCGTCACGCGTCCCCCCGCGAGGAAGCGGATGCGCGAGCCCCCCCGCGCGGGGGTCGCGTCGAGCAGGTGCACGAGGCGGATCTCCCCCAGGCGTAAGACGTGGGTTCCCCCGCAGGTGTTGAGGTCGATTCCGGGGATCTCCACGAGGCGCACCGGTCCCGCGTGGCCGTCGGGGAGCCCGCGGGTGCGCACGGGCAGGGCGGCGAGCTCGGGAGGCGCGACCCAGCGGGTCTCGACGGGGAGGTCGCGACGGATCTCCGCCTCCACCTCGTCCTCGAAGGCACGCAGCCTTTCGGGGGAAGGCGGAGCCCCCTCGACCTCGATCGCGGTGTACCGCTCGCCGAGGTGGAACGAGGTGGTCGGAAGGCCGTGTCGATCCTGCAGGATCGCCGTGAGCAGATGCTGCGCCGTGTGCTGCTGGCGGTGATCGAGGCGCCGTTCCGCGTCCAGCAGGCAGCGGACCACCTCGCCCGCGTCCAACGACCGCTCCAGGAAATGGAGCACCCTCGGCCCGCGCGCCTGGACGTCGACGACGGCGACGCCGCCGATGGTCCCTCGGTCGGCGGGCTGGCCGCCCCCCTCGGGGTAGAAGATCGTTTCGGCCAGCCGGACCCAGAAGCGCCCGTCCTCGGTGCCGCGCTCGACGATCGTGGTCGTCGCCTCGCTCCGTCCAGGGTCCTCGAGGAAGATCTTCCGGTCGGTCACCGCACGACCACGAGGACGTCGCCCGCGCGCACCTCCGCCGCGTCGTCGGCGCGGACCTCGACGACCTCGGCCTCCTCGGGAAGTCCCGGCCCCCCGTAGGGGATCTGGCCGAAGGTCTTCATCACCTCGATGAGCCCGAGCGGCTGGCCGTTCCGCACGCGATCGCCCGCCTGGACGAACGGCCGGGCGCCGGGGGTCGGACGCCGGTAGAACACGCCGTCCGTCGGGGCGACGACGGCGTGATGGCCGGCCGGGAGCCCCGCGACGACCGTCCCGGTCGTCCGCCCTTCCTCCTCGAGCCCGGCCGCGTCGTCCGCGCGGAGAGGAGCGAGCTCGAACAGGGTCTGGCCGTATTCGACGGCGACGATGCGATCGCGGGGCATCGTCCCGCGCACGCGCCCCGCGGCGCCGTCCGGGAGGACGAGCCGGTAGCGGCGGTCGAGATGCTCGAGGAAACCGACGACGCTCCCCGCCCCGACGAGCGCGCCGGGGTGCGGATGGGCGCTCCAGCGCCCCAGGAGCGGCGCGCGCACGCGCCACCCCGCTTCCGCCGGCACGACCTCGACCGCGAGGATCGGTTCGTTCATCGCGCGAGGATCTTGAGGTCGTGCAGGGACCAGATGCGCGGATTCTTCACGCGCCGGTATCCGGTCGCCTGGTAGGCCATCTCCACCGCCGACTCGAGCCAGAGGCGCAGCTCCGAAGGCGCGACGATCTCGTCCACGTCCATCTGGGAGGCGGCCTTCACGGGGTCCATGTCCCCTTCGATGCGCTTCTCCACCGCCGACATCCCGCGCCGGATCTCGTCGGCCTCCTCGGGAGTCGAGGCCACGACGTTGAAGTCGTCGTCGAGCCTGGTGTTGTAGGCGCCGATCGCGAGCGTGCGCCCCTCCATCACCGCCAGGCGCGTGACCGGCGTCGCGAGCTGGAGAACCGGCTCGTACGGAAGCCCCGCCATCGCGTAATACCCGGCTCCGGAGGCCTTGCGGAGCAGGACCGTGAACATCGGGACGGTGTTCGAGGAGTTGGTGTAGATGAGGCTCGAGCCGTAGCCGAGCAGGCCCTGCGACTCCGCCTCGAGGCCGACGTCGAACCCCGCGATGTCCTGCAGCCAGACGAGCGGGATGCCGTCGTCGTTGCAGGCCCTGGAGAACTGCGCGATCTTCGCGATCCCCTCCCGATAGAGGATTCCGCCCGGGCGCTTCACGCCGCGGTGGACCGGGTGGTCGGTGAGGCCGGGGTTGTTCGCCACGATTCCGGCGTACAACCCGCCGATCCTGGCGACCCCGCAGATCATCTCGGGTCCCACGTGGGCGAGCGACTCGCCGAACAGCGAGTGATCGCACAGGCGCGCGAGGATCTGGCGCATGTCGTACCCCATGCGATGGTCCTCGGGGAACAACCCGTCGAGCTCGGCCGCGTCGAATCGCGGCGGCGCCGGCTCGGCGCCGTAGCGGTAGTAGTCGCACGCGGACGACGGGAGCTTGGCGATCTCGTCCCGTACGCGGCGCAACAGCACCTCGTCGTCGGGAACGCGCCAGTCGGCGCAGCGCGAGAGGTGGACGTGCACGTCGGGGCCGCCGATGTCCAGGGAGGTGAGCTTCTGCGACTTCGCCCCCTTGATCAGCGCGGCGCCGGCGATGACCATGTACGCCTGCTCGGTCATGTAGACGACGTCGCTGATGATCGGCATGTAGCCGCCGCCGGCGATGCAGTCGCCGTGGACCCCGGCGATCTGCGGCACCCCGGCAGCCGACAGGCGCGCGTTCATCTTGAAGATCGCGCCGGCCCCCGTCCGTCCCGGGAAGGTGCGGCCCTGCTCGGGGAGGTAGAGGCCGGAGCAATCGACGAGGTAGACGACCGGCAGCCGCAGCCGCAGCGCCATCTCCTGCGCGCGCTCGATCTTCTCCGGGGTGCGCGGCCACCACGATCCCGACGCGACGGTGTTGTCGTTGGCGATCGCCACGACCCAGCGTCCGTGCACGCGCACGAAGGCCGTGACGACCCCCGCGCCGGGGGACGTGCGCGCCTCCTCGCCGAACGTGCGTCCCCAGTTGACGAGCGTCCCGACGGGAAGGACCGGCGAATCCGGATCCTTGAGGCGGTCGATCCGGTCCCAGGTCGGGAGTTTCCCCTTCTCGCGCACCCGCGCGGCGTATTTGTCCCCCCACCCGGCGCGAACCGCCGCGCGCTTGGCGGCGAGATCGCCGGTCCGCGCCACCATCCGCTCCCGCTGGACGCGCCAGGCGTCGTCGGGAAGGAAACGCTCGCGCGCGTCGCCCACCGGCTCGAGCAGCACCTTGGCCATCAGCCTCGCCCCTCGCGCCCCAGGAATCCGATGTCGTAGTCCCCCGAGACGAACTCGGGGGCGTCGAGGATCCACCGCTGCAGCGGGATCGTCGTCTTCACCCCCTCGATCCTCAGGGTGTCGAGCGCCCGTTTCGCCCTCGCGATCGCCTCGGGCCGCGTGGGCGCGTGCACGATGAGCTTGCCGATCATGGAATCGTAGTGCGGCGGGATCTTCCATCCCGCGCGCACCGCGGAATCCCAGCGCACTCCCTCGCCCCTGGGGGGCTCGAAGGCGACGATCGTCCCCGGGTCGGGGCGGAACCCGGCGTCCGGGTCCTCCGCGTTGATCCGGAGCTCGAGCGCGTGCCCGGACAGGCGCACCTCGCCCTGGGTGAGACGCAGCGGCTCGAGGGCGGCGATGCGGATCTGCTCCTCGACGAGGTCGAGGCCGGAGATCATCTCGCTCACGGGGTGTTCGACCTGCAGGCGGGTGTTCATCTCCATGAAGAACAGCTCCCCGCCGGGGGTGCGAAGGAACTCCACCGTTCCCGCGTTGCGGTAGCCGAACGACGCCGCCGCGCGTGCGGTCGTCTCCCCCACCCGCGCCCGCGTGGCGTCGTCGATCGCCGGCGAGGGCGACTCCTCGACGAGCTTCTGGTGGTGGCGCTGCACCGAGCACTCGCGCTCGCCGACGTGGATCGCGTTGCCGAAGGCGTCGGCGAGCAGCTGGAACTCGACGTGCCGACCCCCTTCGAGGTACTTCTCGAGGTAGAGGGTCGCGTTCCCGAACGCCTTGTCGGCCTCGAGGGTCGCCTCCGCGAATCCGCGACGGAGCCCCGACTCGTCGTCGCAGCGGCGCATCCCCTTCCCACCCCCGCCGGCGCTCGCCTTCAGGAGCACGGGATAACCGATCTCCCCCGCGAGCCGGGCGGCCGCCTCGACGTCGGCGAGGGCGCCGGGCGAGCCGGGGATCGTGGGAACGCCCGCGGCCGCCATCGTGCGTTTCGCCTCCATCTTGTCGCCCATCCGTCGGATCGCCCCGGGGCCGGGACCGATGAAGGTGATCCCGTGCTGCTCGCAGCGGGCGGCGAAGCGCGCGTTCTCCGAGAGGAAGCCGTAGCCGGGGTGGACCGCGCGGCATTCGGTCTGCTCGGCGGCCTGCAGGACCGCGTCGGCGTCGAGATAGGAGCGATCGGCCCGCGCGGGGCCGATGCACACGGTCCGGTCGGCCGCCTCGAGCCACGGCGCGTCGCGGTCGGCCTCGGAGAACACCGCGACCGACTCGATTCCCATCGAGCGGCACGTGCGCAGGACGCGCAGGGCGATCTCGCCTCGATTGGCGACGAGAATGCGGCGGAACATGGGCGCGGAGTTTACACCGGCCGCTACAATTGCCGGCGCTCCCGAGGAGGACGTCATGCTCACGATCCCGGGCCTTTCCAAGCGCGGCGTCTCGATGCCCGCCTCGCCGATCCGGCGCCTGGCGCCCCTGGCGGTCGCGGCGCGCGCGGCCGGGCGCACCGTCTACAACCTCAACATCGGCCAGCCCGACGTCGCCAGCCCCCGCCCCATCCTGGATCGGATCCGCGGGTACGACGCGGCGTACGTCCCCTACGGCCCGTCGCAGGGTCTCCCGGAGCTCGTCGACGCGCTCAAGGAGTACTACCGCGGCGTCGGCGTCGACCTCGCGACCGAGGAGATCTTCGTCACGACCGCCGGGAGCGAGGCGTTGCTGTTCACCCTGGGCGCGGTGTGCGACCCCGGAGACGAGGTCCTCGTCTTCGAGCCGTTCTACACGAACTACAACGGGTTCGCGGCGATGATCGGGGTCGTGCCGGTGCCGGTCACCACGCTCGCCGAGGACGGCTACCACCTCCCCGACCGCGCCGCGATCGAGGCGAGGATCGGCCCGCGCACGCGCGCGATCGTCGTGTGCTCTCCGAACAACCCGACCGGAACCGTCTACCGCGACGACGAGATGGCGACGCTCGCGGCGATCTGCCGCGACCGCGGCCTGTTCCTCGTCGCGGACGAGGTCTACCGCGAGTTCGTCTACGACGGCTCGGGGCGCGCCCGGTCGGCGCTGACCCTGCCGGGGATGGAGCGCCACGTCGTCGTCGTCGACAGCGTCTCCAAGCGCTACTCGCTCTG includes:
- a CDS encoding alanyl-tRNA editing protein encodes the protein MTDRKIFLEDPGRSEATTTIVERGTEDGRFWVRLAETIFYPEGGGQPADRGTIGGVAVVDVQARGPRVLHFLERSLDAGEVVRCLLDAERRLDHRQQHTAQHLLTAILQDRHGLPTTSFHLGERYTAIEVEGAPPSPERLRAFEDEVEAEIRRDLPVETRWVAPPELAALPVRTRGLPDGHAGPVRLVEIPGIDLNTCGGTHVLRLGEIRLVHLLDATPARGGSRIRFLAGGRVTRALRDARAVEESLKARIGTAPEAFAEVLDRWQGERKRLEKRVRLLEGELAALQAESLASRSGSWLVRAIEDAGPDRLRTLAKATLALRPDAVVVLAGRDEASGEAAFLVQSGPTGPEDVAAPGERVRALMGAKGGGRGRVVQGRGGSFPTEAALRAAAEGS
- a CDS encoding biotin/lipoyl-containing protein, which codes for MNEPILAVEVVPAEAGWRVRAPLLGRWSAHPHPGALVGAGSVVGFLEHLDRRYRLVLPDGAAGRVRGTMPRDRIVAVEYGQTLFELAPLRADDAAGLEEEGRTTGTVVAGLPAGHHAVVAPTDGVFYRRPTPGARPFVQAGDRVRNGQPLGLIEVMKTFGQIPYGGPGLPEEAEVVEVRADDAAEVRAGDVLVVVR
- a CDS encoding carboxyl transferase domain-containing protein, whose amino-acid sequence is MAKVLLEPVGDARERFLPDDAWRVQRERMVARTGDLAAKRAAVRAGWGDKYAARVREKGKLPTWDRIDRLKDPDSPVLPVGTLVNWGRTFGEEARTSPGAGVVTAFVRVHGRWVVAIANDNTVASGSWWPRTPEKIERAQEMALRLRLPVVYLVDCSGLYLPEQGRTFPGRTGAGAIFKMNARLSAAGVPQIAGVHGDCIAGGGYMPIISDVVYMTEQAYMVIAGAALIKGAKSQKLTSLDIGGPDVHVHLSRCADWRVPDDEVLLRRVRDEIAKLPSSACDYYRYGAEPAPPRFDAAELDGLFPEDHRMGYDMRQILARLCDHSLFGESLAHVGPEMICGVARIGGLYAGIVANNPGLTDHPVHRGVKRPGGILYREGIAKIAQFSRACNDDGIPLVWLQDIAGFDVGLEAESQGLLGYGSSLIYTNSSNTVPMFTVLLRKASGAGYYAMAGLPYEPVLQLATPVTRLAVMEGRTLAIGAYNTRLDDDFNVVASTPEEADEIRRGMSAVEKRIEGDMDPVKAASQMDVDEIVAPSELRLWLESAVEMAYQATGYRRVKNPRIWSLHDLKILAR
- the accC gene encoding acetyl-CoA carboxylase biotin carboxylase subunit; the protein is MFRRILVANRGEIALRVLRTCRSMGIESVAVFSEADRDAPWLEAADRTVCIGPARADRSYLDADAVLQAAEQTECRAVHPGYGFLSENARFAARCEQHGITFIGPGPGAIRRMGDKMEAKRTMAAAGVPTIPGSPGALADVEAAARLAGEIGYPVLLKASAGGGGKGMRRCDDESGLRRGFAEATLEADKAFGNATLYLEKYLEGGRHVEFQLLADAFGNAIHVGERECSVQRHHQKLVEESPSPAIDDATRARVGETTARAAASFGYRNAGTVEFLRTPGGELFFMEMNTRLQVEHPVSEMISGLDLVEEQIRIAALEPLRLTQGEVRLSGHALELRINAEDPDAGFRPDPGTIVAFEPPRGEGVRWDSAVRAGWKIPPHYDSMIGKLIVHAPTRPEAIARAKRALDTLRIEGVKTTIPLQRWILDAPEFVSGDYDIGFLGREGRG
- a CDS encoding pyridoxal phosphate-dependent aminotransferase, coding for MLTIPGLSKRGVSMPASPIRRLAPLAVAARAAGRTVYNLNIGQPDVASPRPILDRIRGYDAAYVPYGPSQGLPELVDALKEYYRGVGVDLATEEIFVTTAGSEALLFTLGAVCDPGDEVLVFEPFYTNYNGFAAMIGVVPVPVTTLAEDGYHLPDRAAIEARIGPRTRAIVVCSPNNPTGTVYRDDEMATLAAICRDRGLFLVADEVYREFVYDGSGRARSALTLPGMERHVVVVDSVSKRYSLCGVRVGNIATRNREVLDAALRFGQARLCPPTLGQYACVALTEVPESYFAAVREEYRRRRDVVFDALSAVPGVLVRRPEGAFYLCARIPVDDANAFAEFLVRDFHLDGETVLVAPADGFYATPGLGRDEVRIAYVLEEAKLRRAMAVFTAALKAYRPPR